The Helicobacter cetorum MIT 00-7128 region TCTATATTTTCAATCATTAAAACCATAGAAGAGATTAAAAAGCCCGCACTGCCTGCGGCTAAGTCCATGACATAAGAATTAGCATTAACCCCTAAAAGTTCGCTCATCATTTTAGTTACATATGGGGGTGTTAAAACAATGCCTAATTCCTTGCCATCGCCTAAGGCGTATTTTAAAAATTCGCTATAAAGTTCGCCTATGATGTCTAAATGTCCGGTGTTATCGCTCTCATTAATGGGTTTATGGACAAATTCATAGAGAAAAGAAAAAATTTGTTTGGTGATACTCGCATGTTGAGTGAGTTGCGTGCTGATAGCTTTATCAAGGCTTGTTTTATTGTCTCGTTGGGGGTCTTTGGCTATTTCTTTAAAGCTAGAGAGCATTAAATCGCGCTTGTCTTCGTTTAAGCCCTTAGCTTTTAAAAATTCCTTGATTTGATTAAACACTAAAATACTATCTCGGCTTGTATTGGCTAACTCACCTTTCAAATCGCTTGGTTTTAAGCCCTCTTTGACACCTTTAATTTCTTGCATAGATAAAAGCATGCCGCTTACATATAGCACTCGTTGGGGGGCGGTGATGTTGTGGTTGTGCATAAGGCGGTTAAGCTTTTTGGCGGTATCACTCAACTCAATTTTAGTTTTGAATAAGATTAAGGCTTTTTCACTCTCTGTAAGGGTGCATTCTTTATAGAAGTCATCAAACGATTTTTGGTTTTCTAAAAAATGCAAGTTTGTAACATGGGTTAATTTGTGTGCGTTAGCCCCACTTGCAAACACATAATACACTTCTATAGCGATATTTTCTCTATTGTCCCCTGCAACACCTATAGCGATACATTCTTTATACTTGTCTTTATCTCTAAGAATGCTTTTAGCATAATATAACGCTCCATTAACGGCGTAATCTTTAATGGATTTTTCATCGCTTTTTATGGTGCTATCTTTTGAATTAAGGGATTTTAAAAATTTAGAATAAAGTTTGTTTTCTATCACTATGGGAATGATATTTTCTTTATCGCCTTTAGCGTGATAGATTTCTAAACTAAAATCAGGACGGCCAAAAGAAGCTTTGCTTTCGGTCTTGCTCGCATTTTTTAGAGCGTTTTTTAAGCTATCGCTCATTTTTCCTTCAATATTGAAGTCCTTGTTTTTTATGAGACCTAAATTTTCTAATTCTTCTTTGATATAGTCGTTAATATCATCTTCTAGTTTAAAGGGGAGTATTTGCATAAAAATCCTTGTTAAAAATACTAATTTTTAAAATTATTACTCTATTATTTTTGCTATTTTTGTGGCTATTCAAGGCTTAAAACTTAAATTAAACTTTGAGTTATTTTTAGTTTAGCCCCGCTTAATTTAGTTGAAATCAAACCCACCCACTTCGCCTAAACTCATGCTTTCATAAGTGGCGTTCACATAATTATTACGAATTTCACAATTTAAGACTTGTTCGCATTTCAAGCAACTTGTTACTTGTTTTTCATCTTGACAAGCTTGTAATTTCAAAAGAGCGTCATTAAAACGCTCTTCATATTCTAATTTTTTAGCACTATCTTGCATTATTCTCCCTTTAAATGTTCTTCTAAAATTTTAGCCTCATAAGCACTTGTTAAATAGCATTCGCATTTCTCATGATAGCTTGCTACGCCTTGTTCTAACAAACGCTCTTTAACGCCCTTATTAAAATAAAACGCCTCCCCTTTAGCTTTTTCAATCATAAAAGCTAGGGGAAAGACTTCAAAAAGCTTGCGTAATTTCTTTTGTGGGTAGGAAAACATTCCGCCTTTTTTAATCAATAAGTGATGCACATCAGCGACCATGGCCCCTGAGTAGCGTAAGCGATAATTTTCTTCAAAAAGCGTGTTTAAAGCTTTTTTTAGTCCTAGAGAAAAATCCTTTTGATTGCCCCCACTGGCGATGATTTTACCCTTATTTTCCAAAGTAATTATCTCTATGAAATGGAACTTGTTTTCATAAAAAGCATAGCGATAAACTTTATCTAAGGCTATAACTAATTCAATCTTATGCCCAAAAACCATATAAAGGCTTGCAACTAAATTTTGAGCCTTGAAATCGTTTTCATAAATTCCCATAATTGTGCCAACTAAGAAATTCGCCTCCATAACCGAACTGCCATCTAAGGGGTCATAAGCGATACAATAAGAGCCATTTTCTTTAGAAATAGGCATCTCTTTTTCTTCACTAAAGACACTTTTAATATTTTCTAAACCTAAAAAATTTTCTTCTAAGAATTTGTCTAGGGCTAAATCTGCCTTGATAGGGGTGTCCCCACTACTATTTTCTAATTGGGTATAACTCCCTGAATCAGGCTTTTCTAAAATCTCTTGAAAATCTTTAGCCTTTTTTTCTAAAAGAGCTATAATTTGTTTGATAATGTCTGCATGCGAACCTTGAAAATGTCTATAATCCATGAAGAACCCTTTTATAATTTGATTAAAAATGCTAACATTTTACTTTAAAACATTGAAATTAGGGAAGTATTTTGAAAGTAGCCCCAAGCCTTTTGAGCGCTAATTTTATGTGCCTTGAAGAAGAAATAAAAAGCGTGAGTAACGCCGATTTTTTGCATGTTGATGTGATGGATGGGCATTATGTGCCTAATTTAACCATGGGTCCTGTCATTTTAGAAAATGTTACTCAAGTTAGCAAAGTGCCTTTAGATGTGCATTTAATGGTAGAAAATGCGAGTTTTTTTGTAGATTTATTTGCCCCCTTAAAACCACACTTTATAAGCATTCATGCCGAGAATGAAAAGCACCCCCACAGAGTGCTACAAAAAATTAAAAGCTTAGACATCATTCCGGGTATTGTGCTAAACCCCCACACACATGAAGAGAGCATTAAGTATCTCTTAGAAAGTGTGGGTTTAGTGCTTTTAATGAGTGTCAATCCGGGCTTTGGCGGGCAAAAGTTTTTAGACTTGGTGTTAGAAAAAGCCTTGCGAATAAAAGAGCTTATTAATTGCTACAATCCTAACTGTCTTTTGGAAGTGGATGGGGGCGTGAATGATAAAAATACCCCCAAACTTAAAGAAGTGGGTGTGGATATTGTAGTCTCTGGGAGCTATATCTTTAAAGCAAAAAATCGTAAGCTTGCTATTGAAAGCTTACAGAATGTCAGATAATCTCTTGCATAAAGATATTCAAGCCTTAATTGCTCATCTTAAAAATAACGATATTTCTATAGATACACTCAATGTTTTTTTAAAGCGTTTAGATTTATATGATGAACTAAGTGTTCAGTATTTGAAAGCATGCGGGCTTAGTCTCATAGAAACTAATAACGACTTAATCACACTCAAAAACCTTAAAACCCCTTTTAGAGATGAAGTTTTTACTTTTATTGATTTAGAGACAACCGGTTCTAACCCCCTAAAACATGAGATTTTAGAAATTGGTGCTGTGCAGGTGCAAAATGGCGTGATAATCAAGCGTTTTGAAACTTTTATTAAAGTTAAGAGTGTCCCCCCTTATATTAGCGAACTAACCGGCATTAGCTATGAAGACACTATAGGTGCGCCAACTATTAGCGAGGTTTTGCAAGAATTGCGCCTTTTTTTAGGCGATAGTGTGTTTGTAGCGCATAATGCTAATTTTGATTATGCCTTTTTGGAGCATAATTTCATTGAAAAGCTCCATAGTCCTTTATTAAATCTCAAGCTTTGCACTTTGGATTTATCAAGGCGTGCCATTTTATCTATGCGCTATTCTTTGAGTTTCTTAAAAGAGCTTTTAGGCTTTGATGTAGAAATTAGCCATAGAGCTTATGCGGACGCATTAGTTAGCTACAAGCTTTTTGAAGTGTGCTTATTAAACTTGCCTCATTATGTCAAAACTTCTATAGATTTGATTGATTTTTCTCGCTCTGCTAATACCTTAATTAAAAGACCTCCAAGAGCTCGCCTAAAGCCTGAAACCCCCTCAAGTTTCCCTCTTTTTGAAAGGGCTCAAAATTTTTTAAATTCCCAACCTACAATAGCAAACAAATGCCCTCTTGATTTAGCTTTTTGCTATTAAAATAGGTCTTTAGCCTACAATATCTAGCAAACGCTCTTCATGCCATAACTCAATCTCTTCTTCTTCTAGTTCAAAGAGTTTGGATTTTTTAGAGCCTTGATGGTATTTTTGAGAGCCACTTTCAGGTTCTTTATCCCAAATAGAATGCGCATTTTCTAAAGCTCGTGTTTCTTGGGCTAGTTCAAGCTTGTTTTGAAAACTTTGTGCTAAATCTAGCATATCACTTCTTGCACCTTGTTGGATAGCTGAATTTAAAGGCGTGTTTTGATTGATATAAGTTACATTACCTAGAGCTGAAACACTCATAGCTGACCTCCTTAAATCAAGCGTTCTTTATAGTGATAGTTCGGTATTTTGAGTAAATGACATTAGCCCCTTTAACAATTTTGACAAATTTTCGCTGTGTGTAGTCAATTTCGTAACCACTATAAACATCTTTTTGCATTTTGACTAATAATTCTGCCAACTCATAGATGACTTCATCTCTAGGCGCATTCTTTTGGC contains the following coding sequences:
- a CDS encoding HsdM family class I SAM-dependent methyltransferase; amino-acid sequence: MLPFKLEDDINDYIKEELENLGLIKNKDFNIEGKMSDSLKNALKNASKTESKASFGRPDFSLEIYHAKGDKENIIPIVIENKLYSKFLKSLNSKDSTIKSDEKSIKDYAVNGALYYAKSILRDKDKYKECIAIGVAGDNRENIAIEVYYVFASGANAHKLTHVTNLHFLENQKSFDDFYKECTLTESEKALILFKTKIELSDTAKKLNRLMHNHNITAPQRVLYVSGMLLSMQEIKGVKEGLKPSDLKGELANTSRDSILVFNQIKEFLKAKGLNEDKRDLMLSSFKEIAKDPQRDNKTSLDKAISTQLTQHASITKQIFSFLYEFVHKPINESDNTGHLDIIGELYSEFLKYALGDGKELGIVLTPPYVTKMMSELLGVNANSYVMDLAAGSAGFLISSMVLMIENIEKTYGKNTSKAKEKIESMKKSQLLGVELNAEMFSLATTNMILRGDGSSLIIKGNTFETSQKIYEDFKPNILLLNPPFSYEENGMPFIKFGLDCMQKGGLGAIIIQDSAGSGQALKSNKEILKKHSLLASIKMPTDLFMPMAGVQTSIYIFKAHEAHDYERLVKFIDFRNDGFKRTKRGLNEISEPNKRYEEIIKIYKAGLKAEVSKELWGDLENIYIEDFIAKEEENKHAKDFNFEAHQKNETKPTLEDFKKTISDYLAYEVSLILKSQTPPKL
- a CDS encoding class 1 fructose-bisphosphatase, translating into MDYRHFQGSHADIIKQIIALLEKKAKDFQEILEKPDSGSYTQLENSSGDTPIKADLALDKFLEENFLGLENIKSVFSEEKEMPISKENGSYCIAYDPLDGSSVMEANFLVGTIMGIYENDFKAQNLVASLYMVFGHKIELVIALDKVYRYAFYENKFHFIEIITLENKGKIIASGGNQKDFSLGLKKALNTLFEENYRLRYSGAMVADVHHLLIKKGGMFSYPQKKLRKLFEVFPLAFMIEKAKGEAFYFNKGVKERLLEQGVASYHEKCECYLTSAYEAKILEEHLKGE
- a CDS encoding 3'-5' exonuclease, encoding MSDNLLHKDIQALIAHLKNNDISIDTLNVFLKRLDLYDELSVQYLKACGLSLIETNNDLITLKNLKTPFRDEVFTFIDLETTGSNPLKHEILEIGAVQVQNGVIIKRFETFIKVKSVPPYISELTGISYEDTIGAPTISEVLQELRLFLGDSVFVAHNANFDYAFLEHNFIEKLHSPLLNLKLCTLDLSRRAILSMRYSLSFLKELLGFDVEISHRAYADALVSYKLFEVCLLNLPHYVKTSIDLIDFSRSANTLIKRPPRARLKPETPSSFPLFERAQNFLNSQPTIANKCPLDLAFCY
- the rpe gene encoding ribulose-phosphate 3-epimerase encodes the protein MKVAPSLLSANFMCLEEEIKSVSNADFLHVDVMDGHYVPNLTMGPVILENVTQVSKVPLDVHLMVENASFFVDLFAPLKPHFISIHAENEKHPHRVLQKIKSLDIIPGIVLNPHTHEESIKYLLESVGLVLLMSVNPGFGGQKFLDLVLEKALRIKELINCYNPNCLLEVDGGVNDKNTPKLKEVGVDIVVSGSYIFKAKNRKLAIESLQNVR